One Nostoc punctiforme PCC 73102 DNA window includes the following coding sequences:
- a CDS encoding RNA polymerase sigma factor SigF produces the protein MPTTVTNELKHEIWQLLREYQQSRSENVRNKLVKLNFGLVRKEAHYWTNQCHETYDDLLQVGCLGLIRAIEKFELSKGHAFSSYALPYIRGEIQHYLRDKGVTVRIPRKWLALQQQAIGVSRSWREKHNRQPTDTELAAALEISPNEWQEIKLAWINRAPLSLDVPIQDGEEGSTCLGELVPDPHYRSFQLAQEDQLRLQQALVQLEQRTRDVLECVFLQDLTQKQVAEHLGISVVTVSRRVKKGLDLMKQLMGVADD, from the coding sequence ATGCCTACCACAGTCACCAATGAACTAAAACATGAAATTTGGCAGTTGTTGCGAGAATATCAGCAATCTCGGTCAGAAAATGTTCGTAATAAACTGGTAAAACTCAATTTTGGACTTGTGAGAAAAGAAGCTCACTACTGGACGAATCAATGTCATGAAACCTACGATGATTTGCTCCAGGTTGGATGTTTGGGTTTAATCAGAGCGATTGAAAAATTTGAACTTTCCAAGGGACATGCCTTTAGTTCCTATGCTCTCCCTTATATTCGGGGTGAAATTCAACACTATCTCCGAGATAAAGGTGTCACCGTGCGAATTCCTCGGAAGTGGTTAGCACTCCAACAGCAAGCAATAGGAGTGTCACGTTCTTGGCGTGAAAAGCATAATCGCCAACCAACAGATACCGAATTAGCAGCAGCGCTAGAAATTTCTCCAAACGAATGGCAAGAAATTAAGTTAGCGTGGATAAATCGCGCTCCCTTGAGTCTTGATGTGCCAATCCAAGATGGAGAAGAAGGTTCTACTTGTTTGGGAGAATTGGTTCCCGATCCTCACTATCGCAGCTTTCAATTGGCACAAGAAGACCAACTTCGCTTGCAACAAGCATTGGTTCAACTCGAACAACGCACCCGTGATGTCTTGGAATGCGTATTCTTACAAGATTTGACACAAAAACAAGTTGCAGAACATCTCGGGATAAGTGTCGTGACAGTTTCCCGTAGAGTCAAGAAAGGTCTGGATTTGATGAAACAGCTTATGGGTGTAGCAGACGATTAA